A window from Streptomyces subrutilus encodes these proteins:
- a CDS encoding FAD-binding oxidoreductase has translation MTRSWWGWGTVEDAVRGAELDTLLARARTLVPGELTDHAPPAVGALGLPRPRANPPASLARLCSADPADRAGHAHGKAFRDVVRNLHGHLPRVPDLVARPRTEDDLVDLLDWCGREGIAAIPYGGGSSVVGGVEPRFDDGRAVVTLDLARLDRVLEVDPVSRAARIQAGVFGPHLEDQLRPHGLTLRHFPQSFQFSTLGGWLATRAAGHYATLHTHIDDFVESLRVVTPAGTSASRRLPGSGAGPSPDRLFLGSEGTLGIITEAWMRLRPRPRWRARTSVRFADWGAAVAATRAVAQSGLAPADCRLLDAAEALVNAGVAVGGGVLVLGFESADHPVGAALERAVELCRAHGGEPSADLARSSDDAGTAQDRGAGGDADAWRSSFLRMPYQRDALARHALIAETFETACTWDRFDALHQAVTEAARHAIRRATGAEGVVTCRFTHVYPDGPAPYFGVYAAGRWGSTVAQWDDIKTAVSEALSAHGGTITHHHAVGRDHRPWYDAQRPDPFAAALTAAKAALDPAGILNPGVLLPAPARATRAVPDRGREG, from the coding sequence ATGACACGGTCGTGGTGGGGTTGGGGAACCGTCGAGGACGCGGTGCGCGGAGCCGAGTTGGACACCCTGCTGGCCCGGGCCCGGACGCTGGTGCCCGGAGAGCTGACCGACCACGCGCCGCCCGCCGTCGGCGCGCTCGGCCTGCCCCGGCCCCGGGCGAACCCTCCCGCCTCCCTCGCCCGCCTGTGCTCCGCCGATCCCGCCGACCGGGCCGGGCACGCGCACGGCAAGGCGTTCCGGGACGTGGTGCGCAACCTGCACGGACACCTGCCCCGCGTACCGGACCTCGTCGCCCGCCCGCGCACCGAGGACGACCTCGTGGACCTGCTCGACTGGTGCGGCCGCGAGGGCATCGCCGCCATCCCCTACGGCGGGGGGAGTTCGGTGGTCGGCGGGGTCGAGCCGCGGTTCGACGACGGGCGCGCGGTGGTCACCCTCGACCTCGCGCGGCTGGACCGGGTGCTGGAGGTCGACCCGGTGAGCCGGGCGGCCCGGATCCAGGCCGGGGTCTTCGGCCCGCACCTGGAGGACCAGCTCCGGCCGCACGGGCTGACCCTGCGCCACTTCCCGCAGTCCTTCCAGTTCTCCACCCTGGGCGGCTGGCTGGCCACGCGCGCGGCGGGCCACTACGCCACCCTGCACACGCACATCGACGACTTCGTCGAATCGCTGCGCGTGGTCACGCCCGCCGGGACCAGCGCCTCGCGGCGGCTGCCCGGCTCGGGCGCGGGACCTTCCCCCGACCGGCTGTTCCTCGGCAGCGAGGGCACGCTCGGCATCATCACCGAGGCCTGGATGCGGCTGCGCCCGCGCCCCCGGTGGCGGGCGCGGACCTCCGTGCGCTTCGCCGACTGGGGCGCCGCCGTCGCCGCCACCCGGGCCGTCGCGCAGAGCGGGCTGGCCCCGGCGGACTGCCGACTGCTCGACGCGGCGGAGGCGCTGGTCAACGCGGGGGTCGCCGTCGGCGGGGGCGTGCTGGTCCTCGGCTTCGAGTCGGCGGACCACCCGGTGGGCGCGGCGCTGGAGCGGGCCGTGGAACTGTGCCGCGCGCACGGCGGCGAACCGTCCGCCGACCTCGCCCGGTCGTCCGACGACGCCGGCACGGCGCAGGACCGGGGCGCCGGGGGCGACGCGGACGCGTGGCGCTCGTCCTTCCTGCGGATGCCCTACCAGCGCGACGCGCTGGCCCGGCACGCGCTCATCGCCGAAACCTTCGAAACCGCCTGCACCTGGGACCGGTTCGACGCCCTGCACCAGGCCGTCACCGAGGCGGCCCGGCACGCGATCCGCCGCGCCACCGGCGCCGAAGGGGTGGTGACCTGCCGCTTCACCCACGTCTACCCGGACGGCCCGGCCCCGTACTTCGGGGTCTACGCGGCCGGCCGCTGGGGCAGCACCGTCGCCCAGTGGGACGACATCAAGACGGCCGTGTCCGAGGCCCTGTCGGCGCACGGCGGCACGATCACCCACCACCACGCCGTCGGCCGGGACCACCGCCCCTGGTACGACGCCCAGCGCCCGGACCCGTTCGCCGCGGCCCTCACCGCCGCCAAGGCCGCCCTCGACCCGGCCGGCATCCTCAACCCCGGCGTCCTGCTGCCCGCACCCGCCCGCGCGACCCGCGCCGTGCCGGACCGCGGCCGGGAGGGCTGA
- a CDS encoding TetR/AcrR family transcriptional regulator, whose amino-acid sequence MSRAGTKGVSRAEREQQILAVAIEEFGRRGHARASVADIAARAGISKPLVYGYFDSKDGLYLACLHHVGRLLVDAVAAARTHEGSPRHALDTLAAVFTAIDGCRYAWSLLYDPTLPPAGPVHDTAHHYRGRLAGMGAAGSARLLAAAGHRDPLDHAFLDHLWQYTVTAVMRWWIDHPEQSPADMAARSARVLGALGPR is encoded by the coding sequence GTGAGCAGAGCCGGTACGAAGGGCGTCTCCCGCGCCGAACGGGAGCAGCAGATCCTCGCCGTGGCGATCGAGGAGTTCGGACGGCGCGGCCACGCCCGCGCGTCCGTCGCCGACATCGCCGCCCGCGCCGGGATCTCCAAACCGCTGGTCTACGGCTACTTCGACTCCAAGGACGGCCTGTACCTGGCCTGCCTGCACCACGTCGGCCGCCTGCTGGTGGACGCCGTGGCCGCGGCCCGGACCCACGAGGGCTCGCCCCGGCACGCGCTCGACACCCTGGCCGCGGTCTTCACCGCGATCGACGGGTGCCGGTACGCCTGGTCCCTGCTCTACGACCCCACCCTGCCGCCCGCCGGCCCGGTCCACGACACGGCGCACCACTACCGGGGGCGGCTCGCGGGCATGGGCGCGGCGGGCAGCGCCCGGCTCCTGGCCGCGGCGGGCCACCGCGATCCGCTGGACCACGCGTTCCTCGACCACCTCTGGCAGTACACCGTCACCGCCGTGATGCGCTGGTGGATCGACCACCCCGAGCAGTCGCCGGCCGACATGGCGGCCCGCTCGGCCCGGGTGCTCGGCGCCCTGGGACCCCGCTGA
- a CDS encoding cation diffusion facilitator family transporter, with amino-acid sequence MAGHGHDHDGRHHAHRDGHGHGDGHGRARGDGRGDGPVHEHGHGRSRARDRLAHLLAPHSHHAGDKVDAAMETSREGMRTLWASLVVLGLTTAVQVVIVVLSGSVALLGDTVHNAADALTAVPLGIAFLLGRRAANRRYTYGYGRAEDLAGIVIVATIAASAALTAWMAVDRLLHPRDITHLWAVCGAALAGFAGNEWVARLRIRTGRRIGSAALVADGLHARTDGFTSLAVLLGAAGAALGWRAADPVVGLLITVAILLVLANAAREVFRRLMDSVDPALVDAAEAALRGVPGVLDVGQVRMRWIGHALRAEADIVVDPDLTVVRAHALAVAAEHALIHAVPRLTAATVHTDHAPAPGTDPHTLLSHHVHPPALRTGA; translated from the coding sequence ATGGCGGGTCACGGGCACGACCACGACGGACGACACCACGCGCACCGCGACGGGCACGGGCACGGCGACGGACACGGCCGCGCACGGGGCGACGGCCGCGGCGACGGCCCAGTACACGAGCACGGGCACGGCCGGAGCAGGGCCCGGGACCGGCTGGCGCATCTGCTCGCCCCGCACAGCCATCACGCGGGCGACAAGGTCGACGCGGCCATGGAGACCTCGCGCGAGGGCATGCGCACGCTGTGGGCCTCCCTCGTCGTCCTCGGGCTGACCACCGCCGTGCAGGTGGTGATCGTCGTGCTGTCCGGGTCGGTGGCGCTGCTCGGCGACACGGTCCACAACGCCGCCGACGCGCTGACGGCCGTGCCGCTGGGCATCGCCTTCCTCCTCGGGCGGCGGGCGGCGAACCGCCGCTACACCTACGGGTACGGCCGCGCCGAGGACCTGGCCGGCATCGTCATCGTGGCGACCATCGCGGCCTCCGCGGCCCTGACCGCCTGGATGGCGGTGGACCGGCTGCTCCACCCCCGCGACATCACCCACCTGTGGGCGGTCTGCGGCGCGGCGCTCGCCGGCTTCGCGGGCAACGAATGGGTCGCCCGGCTGCGCATCCGCACCGGCCGCCGGATCGGCTCGGCGGCGCTGGTCGCCGACGGACTGCACGCCCGTACCGACGGCTTCACCTCGCTCGCCGTGCTGCTCGGCGCGGCGGGCGCGGCACTGGGCTGGCGGGCGGCCGACCCGGTGGTCGGCCTGCTGATCACCGTGGCGATCCTGCTGGTCCTGGCGAACGCGGCCCGCGAGGTCTTCCGGCGGCTGATGGACTCGGTCGACCCCGCGCTGGTGGACGCGGCGGAGGCGGCGCTGCGCGGGGTGCCGGGCGTCCTGGACGTGGGGCAGGTGCGGATGCGGTGGATCGGCCACGCGCTGCGGGCCGAGGCGGACATCGTGGTCGACCCCGACCTGACGGTGGTCCGGGCCCACGCCCTGGCGGTGGCCGCCGAGCACGCCCTGATCCACGCGGTGCCCCGGCTGACGGCCGCGACCGTCCACACCGACCACGCCCCGGCCCCGGGCACCGACCCCCACACGCTCCTGTCCCACCACGTCCACCCCCCGGCGCTCCGCACCGGTGCCTGA